cacaATACATAGTAACCAAAacccctttttttaaaaaaaaaaaaatactgaaacagaaaaataattaagaTATATCCtaagtatttttataaataaatagatcttcattgtatttatatattctgTTTTTTGCTACTAAAACTATTTCAGATTTCACCtttgaataatttcaaaatgtACTGTGCAAAAAGCGCTCCTTGACTTTCCATTCTTAAAGTATCTAACAAGTTTTCATACTCATCGTCGTTTAACATTCCATCTTTTTTAGCTACTTGtaacaatttttcatttatagCGTTACTAAATTCGGGATGGCCTTGGACTGTCAAAATCCTGTTTTCCGAATAAAACCCCTGATATTGACATTTATTAGTACTGCCCCAAGAACGAAACTCAGTGGGTTTCTCTACTACAATATCATtatgaaataaatttaaccTCAAAGTATCTAAACCtgcaaatattttttttccaacttTACTGTCCAACTCCACGTTAATTACACCACCTTCAAACCCTTTTGGATTCCGTATAACTTTGCAGCCCAAACTACAGGCAATAATTTGGTGTCCAAAACAAACCCCTACAATTGGAATTCGATTATAGTATGATGTTtctttattagaaaaaaaattagatagCCATGAtcttaatttaataatccACTCGTGTTCAGTGCTAAAAGAGTCATAGTGGGAACCAGTGATATAAATCCCAATAATATCAGCAGATAATTCGTTGGGTAATTCATTATTTATGACATTGATTTTTTCGTACTTATCAACATATTTATCTTGGTCTGCAGTTGATAATAACCTAATGCCCATATCAGCATAATCGCCATAATCGTCAACTAGGTAGTCTTTTGGATAATCACAGTTGAATATAAGAACTTTACGtatcttgtttttttttgccagAAACTGTTTTTCGTTTTGAGTCATgctctttattttttttttttttttcttttttttttagtataatattttcgaattatattaatctttttttatttttatttgtcacaaaatatatatatatatatgtatgtataatTACACCCACTGCAGATATATACGCGATAAATTTAAACACAGGCCTATTACAATTAATGGTTTAAGCGTTTAAAATAGaacaaatttattatgACCTATTAAAAGTGCTGCATGTGTCTCTTATCATTTGTAACATATAGCGTTCTTAACTCTTACCAAACTGACATCCTGTAAAATGCAAAAGTGCacctttttaaatataagaTAAGAGTAAAgtaagagaaaaaaaaaaaaaaaaaaaaaaaaaaaaaactaggCTGAGGAATTGTATTTAgtcgaaaaaaaaaaagttatctATGTGAAAAGATAAGCAAGACATTACATAGACATCCTAGTCTATCTGTTTTCCTAAAATTCCGTAAATTAGGCAACTTGGCCGAGTGGTTAAGGCGAAAGATTAGAATTTTAGTTGTAAATTTCCTAAGCATCTTTTGGGCTCTGCCCGCGCAGGTTCGAGTCCTGCAGTTGTCGAATcttctcatttttttttcttttttggagGGAGAAGTTTTTGATGTTTCTGTTAAATCCCTCAAATTTCAGTTTTAGCTTAATAGTTTTATTcaatataacaataaaatatacatttccaaaaataaacttttgcaaaataatcaaaatataaattattactaaAATGGTTCTACTGTTATTAACTTacttatttaatttatatgtACCATTGGTGTtaattgttaatttttcctCGTCAACTAAGTggtttaaatataattctAACTGAGAAACTGTATAATTATAACCAATATCTTTTGGAACTGCCATTCTCAAAAATGAATGTATTTTATCAGGCTTTAAAGAACCCAAATTAGTTAACATACCTTGAATAAACGGATAAACtttattcatattattGATTAATTCGTCAGTCTCTGAACCACCACCAGTTTCTTCATTTGTTTCCAAAAGTAGATCTTTTCCTCCATTCGgtttaccatttttaatagaCACATCTAAATCACTGCTTCCCAAAGAAGTATTATAATGATTTTGGAATTTATCCAAATCCTTTAGATTTTCCAATATagcatatttttttaaagagttattgtaatataaaataccaATCTTTACTAGATATTTTATTGCATAGGTAACTAGCTGCTCCTTCAAGTGGGTCGTCTTCACAATGTCATTTATTGTGTTTGAAACGACATCCTGAATGTCATTGGACGAGAAACAgtttaaaactaaaaaaacaGGAAGTGGTATATTCAGCTTTAAAAATCTACCATCTTGAAATGTAATATTTACGTCAACAGTCCCTTTGTCACTATACATTCTTAATTTTCTACCGTGTTTAAATGTATGgaatcttttatttaaatcataCAATTCGGCATTAAGCCAATCAGGCAAAATCACATCGGACAAACTATCCCCATCGCCAGTATCACTGTTCATATCCCAGTATAAATAGGAAATTATTTTAGGCACTAACGGGGAGGAATCATTCACTATTCCCTGGTGATACATGATTTCGCTCTGCTTAATATCATGAAACATAACATCTAAGTTAGTAGTTGACACCCCATCTACATCATTCTCAACGTTTTCTAAAGTATTATTCCTTTtcgctgctgctgctgctgctgctgctgttgttCTTGTTGTGGTTCCTGTTGTTGCCAATGAtgattttccaaaattctgttttttcaatttatttttcaaatacaccatatttttaatcCATTTTATATCCAACttataatatttcaaatttaacaatatttgtttaaatatttcaGTCACATCGTGcatcaatttatttttattattacgaAATATAATATCCAATACCGCATCAAATCCatctttaacttttttgatattattattgccatCTTCAGTATTGGTAAAGGATCGAGAAGCTACCCCAGTCATAATATGGGAATCAAATGATAAACCCACATCGCTAATCGCACCATGATTGTCCAAACCAAAAACAGACTGAATGGGCTCTGGTGACCATGAAATATATCTATCATAAAACCAACCACCCCTTCGCTGTTCAACACTTGTACTAACATCACCATTATTCGTATCTTTAgcatattttataaacaaacTCGCCttcaattctttatttattttagtcAAAATTTCATAATCTTCTTGTAAAGCGTTATTGTTTGTTGAAATAGATGCCGTCCCTccattactattattactattaattGCTGCTATTTCTTTTGGTGTTAATTCAAATAACGAATATAACAGAATTTTACTTATATCTAATCTATCTCTCAAAAAACTGGCTGTTTTGGATAATACTGTTTTTGCCATTGTAGTGGATCtatccaaaaataaaattgccTTAAATAAAAGCAAATAAGAGTATAATATTGTAGTAGTAGGGACTGTCACAAATAATAAgttcttatttatttgtttgctCAATTCTAGCccaaatttatattttaaattaggATACGGCTCTAAAATTAGACTTAACTCCCATAGCGATGGCAAAGTCTTGGGAAAACTCTCTACACATAATTGAAAGCTTTGTAATGCTCTTTCATTGGCATAGTGTTTTATGATCAATAACTTAATctctttaataaattcataCTCttcagtattattatcctTGATGTTTAAAAGATGTTTATATACAACGTTCCaataattttcaataaaaatctCATATATCTGCAAAGTCACATTATCCTGATACCATGATTTTTCATCCTTACAAAAATCATGAACAATTTgtccaattttttccatCAAAAAATCTACAATCAAAGTTCTACTTTCAGTAACATTATTAATCCATTGAAACACTTTTTCCAACTGATTGAATTCatcttctttattataattttgcaAAAGAATACGTAAATTTTTCCAGAAAAGggcatttttgtttattaaatattttctcaACACCAAAATCTCAGACTTGAATAAATTATGAAAGGTCAGAAAGCAATACTTTGAAGGAAATGTATATAGTGATTCTAGCTTGAAAGCTTGTCTTAGAGTTTGAATTTTATCATaatgtgaaaaaaaatgttggCGTACcctaataaaatatatatttaaaattaattgttCAATAGCAGCACCagtagaaaatattttatttattgattgTTTGATTCTCAAAGAGGGTGGTTTGAAATTATGAAAAGATGCTCCATCGTTAGGGTCCATCCAGCTTAGCACTATTTCAAGATCATCTTTATCGAAATCACATTTCAAGTTGCCGCCATAATTGTTAGCcagttttttattattgtgagAAGCTTCTATtgatttctctttttcttccccTTCTTCTTCGTCGTCATCACTTAAACTTAGCTGTGTATTACTTCTAAtgttagaaaatattttttgagcATTATTCCTATTAAAAGTAGGGGGATTAAATCTATTTTGACCTAATAAAGTGTATATCAGGTTGATCTTAGTGTAAACCTCTTTTTCTACCAAACTCATTGTCTAtgcttttaattttgattcTTGATCTAGCTTACTAGTTTAAAATaagattttaattttttttttttttttttttatttattttccgAGTTTTTAAAAGTCTTGACaatataaagtttttttttaaatattgaacacaaaaaaaaaaaaaaaaaaaaaaaaattattaaggaatatatatatatatatatgtctATTTATTCATATAGCCAAACTGAATTTGTCATGAAGGAAGCGTGTGATGACTTAGATGAAAATAAGGTACCTATAAATGAGCAACTAAAAAAGCTGTTATTTGATACTTTACTTTCTTGCTCTACAATTGGTATTTTAAGACAACGAgaattattactttttcaAGAAGTAGGAATAAAGTTAAATCATCatgatgatttatttgttaaattaTGTGTCATATATGaatttaaagataaaaatatagaaacGAACAGTATTACTGAGAAAACCATTCTTGAAGTTTGTGATAAAAATCATTGGTATACCCTTAATGATTTCaaaaatagtattaaatatttagttGAAATTAAACTGCATAAAGACTTTAAATAcctttttgaaatttataagctatcatttaaattatatgtcaatttagaaaatgacaatgaaaataaaaatattttagatTACGAAATGGCTGAGAACCTTTGGAACGCACTGCTGTTGTCATATAAAAATCATATAGTCATGAACCGATGGTTTGAATTTTACCGAAAGCGTCTAGACAATATTgatagtagtagtaataagaGTAGCATAAATAAGCACATAGGAATCAATTATGATTTATGGGTGATGTTTTATAAgtttatttcaaaatatccAACCATCGAATTAATCAAATCAGGTTATAACCATATTGAATCTTGGCCTTTAATAATTGACGATTTTGTAGAAACGCTGTAGCCACGAAAACGTCGGACTTTCCGTACACGCGGACAACGgactttttcattttttttttttttttttccattagGCTCCGGCCAACGCGCTTATTTTGCACATTCAAAACTTGGAAACTTGGAAACTTCATTTTTAGGTCCAAAATCCCATAGAAAAATtggtataaaaaaatggctAACTTGTAGTTGAACATGTTGAAGCTGGAATCTCAACTTagttttgaaattttaataacttcAGTTCTAACTTCAATAAGCCTATATTTCAGTACCAAAAATTAGTTATTTAAATAGTACTTTTCGAGAGGATTATAattctataatttttattgtttttaaactatatatatttggttTTTTCAAGCGTTAAACTTCTTCAATGAAGTTGGGATCAAATACGACTAGTACTTCaaattggtttttttttgaaaaaaagtgaaaacttagatatatttttaaaccatCTTAAACTGgagtttatatattaaaaagtaCATTAATTGAAAGTTCATAAAGTAAACCTTATGAATATACAATTTTTAGACAAGATATTTGGATATTATGGCTCTCTAACGAAGTTagaaatttttgttttgaagTTCgtctaaaaaaattggtcaACTAAGTCggtaaaaaatttttttaattaaaatcaaGCTGGCTATGAAATTTTCCAACTTCAAAATCAGAATATCAACTTCAATAGAAACATAAAAGGATTTTATCCTTAAGCACAATAAGATTCTTATAACGAAATTAACTACATAAGATCCCATGGAAAGCATTAGGTAATATGAATAACTCTATACATAGAAGAAGAGTGATgcaaatattgtttttatggcgttcaataaaacatttgtatcaaaatgaaaaagaactTTTAAGACTAACAGaggtttttaaaaaattatcaaagaTCAAGGaactaaataaattaaacaagCATTCTACAGTCATAAATACTATACATTTCCTAGAGAGTATTTTGTGGTtttctattgttattgataaatatttggatgATTACGTAAAAGATATGAATAAAGAAAGCTTTCCTCTTCTTAGTTATCTATTACAAAACCCAGAAAATGTTCTATCCAATTCTGCCTCTATTCCAGCATATGTTTATCAGgaaaattttcattatttacCTCAAACCATTAATTGGctaaatgatttattagaGAAATATTTGGTTATTAATGGTTACGAACCTCTGATTTTCTACACCTATAAATTTATAgcaatttatattttaaaaataactgATAATCAAagcaataaaattattgctAGAATAGCACAAATTAGTTCGTCGTCTGTTAAAAACTATTTTAAACTTATGGTGGacttttttcaatactGCAAGTGCTCCACAGAGTACAACAATTTGAATATAAACTATAATATAATCGCTGATTTTGATGAATTTAAACAACAATCTATTCTTAATAATCGAATTTTCAAACTGATTATAGCGTCATGTACAGATGgaactttaataaatattagtAGAAAAGGTATTAAAGAATCGGAATATCAATATTTCTATTCATACAAAAAACAGCTGCAAATAACaggtttttatttaaccAATTATAATCTTCAGTTTGTTGCATACATACTAGGATTCCCAGGCAATTGTAATGATTTTACATTGCAACTATATGCCCAATTTTGTTATCCAAATTGTCTACCCAAGAAAGGGTTTGTTTTAGGGGATGCTGGTTTCAAATTGgatagttttattttaacgCCATATCGTGGAGTGAGATATCATTTAAGTGATGGTATAAATTTTGACAATATAAAAGATCGCAAGGAGGCTTACAACTATTATCATTCATCAAATAGAATCTCCATCGAAAGAACTTTTGGTcttcttaaaaaaagaagtaaaATTTTAAGTCAGACAAATCCTAACTTTGATCTCAAATTTTAcacaaaaattttagatTCCTGTCttataattcaaaatatagACAGGCACTTTAAACTTTTAGAAGccacaaataaaaatagtcaaaataatagtatagATGATAGAGTTGATACTGAAAATGGACAAGAAGCTGAAAACACTAACGACATTCCATCGCATTCTCATTTGGAAATCAATCAAATAGGGAACACACATGGAGGCTGTTTTGATAATAGCGAAATATTTGAAGCCAAAtctaacattttttttgtttataatgAGCTAAATAACAGAATTATTGCTGGATTAAACTCTCTCTtagattataataatgttgaAATACAgcaaaaattaatcaatTCTTATTTTGACAAGGACCtattatttgataaatttaaaggTATCAGAAAATTGTCAGCAGAAATTGGAAATTATGTTAGATTTTCTATatctaaaatttttgaatataatatattaaaaaatgaccCTGAAAAAGAATGGCTATTTTTAGAGGACGATTATAAtttgattaattttaataaagaagaGATTATTCAAAGATTAGATTCtgaaatagaaaatttgaaaaatgatGTTAGACAAATTCTAGGGGACTAGtcaaacaaattttttttaaagaaaaaatatttttaccaaAATTTAACCATTCTGTATTGTGTTTTTACGGTTCTTAATTGTATTTTGTTCTATTTCATTATCcagttttctttttagttACTCTTTTTGTAGCCTTAAATGATATCTGTACTTCCTGGTTGTTAGAATACTGTGTTTTTGATCTGGTTTTAACTGGAGTACTTCTTCTATCATTTAAAGCTTCAAATCTGTTTGAGTTAGTGGTAATATTGGAATTAACAGCGCCtattaatgaattttttgcAGTTCTGGTAGATGTTTCAGAGACAGAAGTCATTGAACGAGCAAAGGATATGTTTGATTTTCCTTGACTATTCCTACTGGGTgtgatatttttagtaatattaCTGACACAATTCTCAGCTACTTGTTGGAATCCGTTATTGTCTTCATCATTTACATTAGTATTGGAATTATCAACATCACTATTAAAATTTACAGGCGCTTCTTGAGCTCCTCTGGTCATATTTCCAGtttcttcctcttcattGTTTTCAACATTTCCATCTTTGGCAACATCATTTTCGTTCGGCTGCATAACACCAGGAGACGACTCGTGAATACTCTGATCTAAACAGTTATCATCGTTATTTCCGTCAGGCTCTTCCAAACCTTCTTCTATTATTAAGGAGGACCGGATGATATCCAAAGTGTGCTCTATTAATTGTTCAGAATCTTGCTCATTcgtgtttatattttcatcaatGTCAGCGTTATTGAGATACTCATTTGTATTTTCTAATTCATTGAATGTATCTATATTCGAATTAACCCTATTAATATGAGAAGTTAAAactgaaaaattattaaaatctgGATAAATAGCTTTTAACTCAGTTACAATCGAACGTAAAAAATTGACCACGTTGTCTCTTTTTGTGTAATCATTCTCTGTTGCAAAAaaccttcttcttttcttattaATTGTACATAGCTCAATGTTATAATTGTTATCAGTATCACTTACAATATCATGCAGCAAATTGTATTCGTATCTGTTAATAAATCCAGACTccaaaaatttacaaatcATAGTAAAAGTATCAGTATCTTCTGTTCTATTCAAAAAGGATTCGACCTTTTTGGAAATAAGATCTTCAAGAACACATAATttgcttcttcttcttcttttttttctaataacaCTAGATTCATTATCGTGATTCGTCGTTTCagaaacattattattcctATTACAAGGGTTAACATTATTTGCAGCAACAATATTACCAAAAGAAATTGCATGATTATGGTCGATATGCCTATGGTTATTGTTACCATAAGGAGTCcttgaattattattattattactatcaaAACTAGACACgctattattgttgctaCTGTATCTACTGTTATCGTTACtaatattagaaatattatCGTTACTATTACCGGTACTATCGTTATTTtcaatactattattattattactattattatcattatcattattattattatatatattcctGTTGTtgcaattatttttattaacattattatcatggttgttattatcattgtttgGATAGTTACCCGTACGAAAGTTAAGTTGCATAGCTCTGGAGTTTATACTATATCGTGTGGTATTTGCTGTTAATATGTTgttaaaatcttttaaataagcacagttttttaaaaagatattacTTATAATTCTAACTTTAGTCGTTTTAAGTTGCATGTTTCGAGGTAAATCCctattgattttattaacaattGGAGAAGGTAACTTATAACTATCATTTGTTAAAAGAGAACGGAAAGATGATGCAGTATAGCCAGCGGTATCTAGTACCTCTTGCGAAAGATCAAAGttttttccattaaaaGAGAAGCCTGAACaattatcaataaaatacttgaaaatttttctaTATTCATGGGATTTTTTAATGGCTTCTCGAATACAATGCTTGTcaatatttctaataatatctCCACCAAGAAAAGTAAAGGTTCTTAGAATTTCATTAACAATAGAGGTAGTAACTTTTTTGTCTTGAAAATATCCATCGGACATATCACCATATAATTCAATCAAAGCATAAACAACTAAAGCTTGAACGAAAGGGTTATTGAGcccatttttttctggCAAATCATTGCAATTATCCAAATCGTGAAACATATCTGGGGAGCCTAATTTCGCTTTGTGTAAAATTTCCTTAAATTGAGAACCATATCCTCCATTTGTGGCGTTTACATTGGTATTAGACGTTGTTTCGAAggtttatatattttttttatatttttttggtatatAATCCGTTTATTTATGTCTTTTgattaaaaagtttaaatttttccagTAAGTTGAAGATAACTCTAAAAACGAAGCTAGCTTCGCGTAAAATAAGAACATGGCCAACTTCAAAAATGGCTATCTTCAAGTTCCCAAGTTTCCAAGTTTTGAATGTGCAAAATAAGCGCGTTGGCCGGAgccttaaaaaaatttttttatttccttttatgtaaatatatatatatttttttttgttttttttaaatatttattgcCGTTTTGCACTCAAACTTTCCACTTCACAATCAACCCCTCCCccactattattttaaaaatcatTTCCCCATCGTTATATTCTATCTTGTAATAAGAAACCTAAAATTAGGATAATAAGACAGACAATAAGAATAAACAACAAAGAGTAAAATCATATttgaaagggaaaaaaaaaatgagcgGAAATCAAGaacagcagcaacaacTCCCACCACAACTACCTCAACACTTACCAGAAGAAACTTTAAGACAACTAGTTCAGAAATTTGAAGAGTATGTCAATGAAGCCAGAAGATTAGGGTTGAATACCCCTGGGGGACAAGAGTATAAGAAAAAAGCGCAGAAGTTGAAAAGCATTTATGATATGTATGCCAATAGGCAAGGAACAACCAATAACAATCGTACTCAAAACCAACAAAATTTATCTCAGGTACCTTCATCCTCTTCATCATATTCAGCTAATTCTGGTTCTTCTATTGGCGAATTAATGAAACAGTTACTTACCCCCAGCCAATTGGATGAATATAACCAATTAATTCAACAACATCAAGAAgctgataaaaaaattaaatcggaatataataaaatgaaaaaagagtTGGATATGATTGTTGAGCAACAGAGGAGCACAGAAAATGATCAATTGGCTCAACAGGAATTGGCTACTAAAAGACAGGGAATAACAAACTCATTAACCAATTTAACAAACGTTTTCAAAAAactgaaacaaaaaactaCTGATGATAGCTTGAAATTTTATATGAAGTGTGCAAAAAGCAATGAAAATTTAAGAACTTTTCTACAAGAAACCCAACAAAGGAAGAgacaacaacagcagcagcaacaacaacaacaacaacaacaacaacaacaacaacaacagcaacaacaacaacaacagcaacaacaacaacagcagcagcaacaacaacagcaacaacaacaacaacagcaacaacaacaacaacagcaacaacaacaacaacaacaacagcaacagcaacaaccaACTCAAGTCCCAAATACTCTtacaaatacaaataaagaatCTAATGTAGCagtaaaaatacaaaatactAAACAAGAAGCTATCCAGGCTACTAAACAAAAGCAAGAAATTAGTACTGCACAACCAAATAGTTCATCATCTCCACAGCAGAATACAACTAAAGTTACTACAGTCAATGCTGCTGCCTCAACTTCTGCTCTAAATAATTCCAAGCCATATGCTATTTTCAAACAATCCCCGCCAGATGTGGCAGTAACGGAAAACCTACATGCTACTGATTCACCTCCTGTAGTAGAAATCAAATCGAATAGACCTACAATTACTGGTGGAAGTGCTATGAACATTTCTTCTATAGCCACGCCGGTGCTTACCTCTGTTCCTCCCTATGAAGTAGAAGGGGAACGTGTCATGAGTAAAAGAAAACTACGTGAATTAGTAAAAACTATTGGGATTGACGAAGGTGATGGATCTACTAGCATTGATGGTGATGTGGAAGAACTATTATTAGATTTGGCCGATGATTTTATAACAAGTGTTACTGCGTTTGCTTGTAGATTAGCCAAGCATAGAAAGTCTGAAAATCTAGATGTACGTGATATCCAATTGCATTTAGAACGGAATTGGAATATTAGAGTGCCTGGTTTTAACGCAGATGAAATCCGTAGTACTCGTAAATGGAACCCAACTCCTCAATATAACACAAAGGTTACATCAATTGCGCAAACTATGAAACAACAACATAATTCAGACACGCAATCCTccattaacaataataatgacacTAGTGGTCAGCAAAGTTCTGccaaaagacaaaaaacataaagaatgtattaaaaaaaaaaaaagagaaggGGAAAGGACGGAAggcttttttattttattttattttgggtAATATAAGAgttcttttatatacactaataattaataacttGTAATCTCtaagtttatttatatacgTGTATCTGTAATTCTTAACAATATTTgtcactttttttctttttttattaacttATTTCCTTGTAGggggggttttttttttccagtGGAAAAGGTTTTAAATCGATAGATAAGACACTACACATTATTTAGTGAATGATTAGAAAGAGAAATTATGTAAATtgttcatattttttttctttaatactTCAAAGCCAGTTGTTTTTATGTTTTCAACTGTTTTAAGAAATATCGTTGGTCATTGATCCGTTgccaataaaatataataaagtttaTCGCTGGATAAATCAAAACTTTTCGAGATTAATTATTTCAGATGGACATCgaacagttttttttttttctttttctttttctttttctctttcccTTTGAAtaacgtttcttttttttttttttttttttaatttttttattttttttttggctttaatttttttcatttttttttttttttttttttttttttttcccatcTTCCAAAACACTCACGATTGAAGACTCATTTTCTATTCAGCTCAAAAcaatctattttattaccTAACTTACagtacttttaaaaaagatatatataagaaacaagtaagaataataaaaagagatattttgatttgaaataatccataaaacaagaaaaaaataataacttaTAATGGTTAAATCATACCAG
This Saccharomycodes ludwigii strain NBRC 1722 chromosome II, whole genome shotgun sequence DNA region includes the following protein-coding sequences:
- the DCN1 gene encoding NEDD8 ligase DCN1 (similar to Saccharomyces cerevisiae YLR128W | DCN1 | Defective in Cullin Neddylation); this encodes MKEACDDLDENKVPINEQLKKLLFDTLLSCSTIGILRQRELLLFQEVGIKLNHHDDLFVKLCVIYEFKDKNIETNSITEKTILEVCDKNHWYTLNDFKNSIKYLVEIKLHKDFKYLFEIYKLSFKLYVNLENDNENKNILDYEMAENLWNALLLSYKNHIVMNRWFEFYRKRLDNIDSSSNKSSINKHIGINYDLWVMFYKFISKYPTIELIKSGYNHIESWPLIIDDFVETL
- a CDS encoding putative amidotransferase (similar to Saccharomyces cerevisiae YLR126C | putative glutamine amidotransferase), giving the protein MTQNEKQFLAKKNKIRKVLIFNCDYPKDYLVDDYGDYADMGIRLLSTADQDKYVDKYEKINVINNELPNELSADIIGIYITGSHYDSFSTEHEWIIKLRSWLSNFFSNKETSYYNRIPIVGVCFGHQIIACSLGCKVIRNPKGFEGGVINVELDSKVGKKIFAGLDTLRLNLFHNDIVVEKPTEFRSWGSTNKCQYQGFYSENRILTVQGHPEFSNAINEKLLQVAKKDGMLNDDEYENLLDTLRMESQGALFAQYILKLFKGEI
- the APC2 gene encoding anaphase promoting complex subunit 2 (similar to Saccharomyces cerevisiae YLR127C | APC2 | Anaphase Promoting Complex); translation: MSLVEKEVYTKINLIYTLLGQNRFNPPTFNRNNAQKIFSNIRSNTQLSLSDDDEEEGEEKEKSIEASHNNKKLANNYGGNLKCDFDKDDLEIVLSWMDPNDGASFHNFKPPSLRIKQSINKIFSTGAAIEQLILNIYFIRVRQHFFSHYDKIQTLRQAFKLESLYTFPSKYCFLTFHNLFKSEILVLRKYLINKNALFWKNLRILLQNYNKEDEFNQLEKVFQWINNVTESRTLIVDFLMEKIGQIVHDFCKDEKSWYQDNVTLQIYEIFIENYWNVVYKHLLNIKDNNTEEYEFIKEIKLLIIKHYANERALQSFQLCVESFPKTLPSLWELSLILEPYPNLKYKFGLELSKQINKNLLFVTVPTTTILYSYLLLFKAILFLDRSTTMAKTVLSKTASFLRDRLDISKILLYSLFELTPKEIAAINSNNSNGGTASISTNNNALQEDYEILTKINKELKASLFIKYAKDTNNGDVSTSVEQRRGGWFYDRYISWSPEPIQSVFGLDNHGAISDVGLSFDSHIMTGVASRSFTNTEDGNNNIKKVKDGFDAVLDIIFRNNKNKLMHDVTEIFKQILLNLKYYKLDIKWIKNMVYLKNKLKKQNFGKSSLATTGTTTRTTAAAAAAAAKRNNTLENVENDVDGVSTTNLDVMFHDIKQSEIMYHQGIVNDSSPLVPKIISYLYWDMNSDTGDGDSLSDVILPDWLNAELYDLNKRFHTFKHGRKLRMYSDKGTVDVNITFQDGRFLKLNIPLPVFLVLNCFSSNDIQDVVSNTINDIVKTTHLKEQLVTYAIKYLVKIGILYYNNSLKKYAILENLKDLDKFQNHYNTSLGSSDLDVSIKNGKPNGGKDLLLETNEETGGGSETDELINNMNKVYPFIQGMLTNLGSLKPDKIHSFLRMAVPKDIGYNYTVSQLELYLNHLVDEEKLTINTNGTYKLNK
- the TAF12 gene encoding Taf12p (similar to Saccharomyces cerevisiae YDR145W | TAF12 | TATA binding protein-Associated Factor), with amino-acid sequence MSGNQEQQQQLPPQLPQHLPEETLRQLVQKFEEYVNEARRLGLNTPGGQEYKKKAQKLKSIYDMYANRQGTTNNNRTQNQQNLSQVPSSSSSYSANSGSSIGELMKQLLTPSQLDEYNQLIQQHQEADKKIKSEYNKMKKELDMIVEQQRSTENDQLAQQELATKRQGITNSLTNLTNVFKKLKQKTTDDSLKFYMKCAKSNENLRTFLQETQQRKRQQQQQQQQQQQQQQQQQQQQQQQQQQQQQQQQQQQQQQQQQQQQQQQQQQQQQQQQQQQQPTQVPNTLTNTNKESNVAVKIQNTKQEAIQATKQKQEISTAQPNSSSSPQQNTTKVTTVNAAASTSALNNSKPYAIFKQSPPDVAVTENLHATDSPPVVEIKSNRPTITGGSAMNISSIATPVLTSVPPYEVEGERVMSKRKLRELVKTIGIDEGDGSTSIDGDVEELLLDLADDFITSVTAFACRLAKHRKSENLDVRDIQLHLERNWNIRVPGFNADEIRSTRKWNPTPQYNTKVTSIAQTMKQQHNSDTQSSINNNNDTSGQQSSAKRQKT